The genomic region GTCTGGGCAGAGAAGGTTTGGGAGTGGATATATCATCCTCCCGATGTGTCAATGCAAAAATGTAAGGATAGGGGCCTGGAAACTGGGGGGATATGTTCTCTCCTAATTGTCACTATAATTGTTATTCCAATGAACACTGGTTTGCTATACTGTCTTCCCAGCATACTGATAATCCTTAATCCATAACATGCATCCCTCTATTCCACAGGGCCTAGAACACTGTCTAAACTCTCCATTTATATGGATAATTACATGTTTTGCATTTAATCCCTGTGGATTACTAGTCACTTGAGTTAGTGGCTAAAATCCTTCTGAGATTATACAGCATTGTCCTGTATTTACAGATGGAGACAGAAGATTTCAGTTTTCCTCTGAATATGGCCTCAGGGAGATGCACATTTCACCAATGGCCCCACAGATCAAACCCACTTTGGTATAAAGTCCATGGCTCCAGAAGTGTATCTCGTTCTCTCTCTGAGAGTGAAGACAAAGAAGGCTCCTCTTTCCACGTTGAGCTGGTAAGAAGGTAGAAAAAGGTGTCCATTGTGTTGAATTTACACTTTGATTGTTGCCTATTCACAAATATTCATATGAACTTTCAGAAAAGTCAGGTAACACTAGGATTCATCTTGTCTTAAGGGATCCACATACCACACAGATATCTGATTCCTACTAGCTGATagataaaaattacaatttttcacAGACTGAATGGAAACCTTGAGAACTAGAGTTTAAAAAGGAACCACAGAAAGTACCTAAAAGGAATTGTAACATATATGCTTATTATGGGGTATTTACTCTCAGATAATAAACTTTACCTAGTATTGTTAAAAGCTTGATTGAAAAGTATTAACATTACAATAACTACCATTGGTATTATTTGATTTAAGTCTTCCTAGAATTGATTTTAACAATTCAACAATTAAATGTATTGCTTTCAAAATtatgttaaacattttaattgaacaagattttataatatttataacatttctgTGTGTATTGATTCAACTGTCTCCTCTATTCCCTGTAACATCTATTTAATCCTCTATCATGTCCTCAAACCAGCCTCCATCACTCCACACACTTTGAACAGCAGCAAATTTTCCCCTAAtaattcataaggaaaaaaagtaggcactgttagaaacaaaaggaaattctgacatactTTATGACACAGATGACTCTTCAGgttattacactaagtgaaataaaccagtcactgaaggacaaatactgtgtgattccacttatatgagatgtTAAGAGTAGTGAGAACTCTACATAGATAATTGGGGAAAGAGGACtgagtgtttaatgggtataCAGTTCAGTCTTACAAGAAGAAAAGAGTtatggagatggatggtgatAATGCTTGTACaatattatgaatgtatttaataccactgaaatgtacacttaaaaatgctaacaatggtaaattttatattagatttatttgaccacaattttaaaaaaaggaaaaaaaaatcccaaacaggcactgCCTCATAATTCCCTCACATGACGCTCCATCAATCTACTCTTTTGCCACTTATTCTAGAGGGTCAATGGAAATGGTGATCCTTATCTTTCTGAGGGTTAATTACTGTTATGCTCTGTATTCAATCACCTACTACTTTCTTACTGAGTTTTCTATACCAATTAATCCCTATTGTTCTATGTTTTCAATCTCTCACTATCTTCTATATCTGTAGCctcagtttataaatatatatatttctctaagTTTGTCTAATCTTGTAGAAATCTTCCATCCACCTCTGGTCTTCTTTAGTGATGGCCTATTTCTCCACTTGCCTTCACTGATGACTTCCCGAAATAATTTACCTGTGCCTCTATTactcatttttccattcattcaagACACTGTAGCAGCTTCTCAGCTGTCATCCCTAGACTCAACTGTTTTTTCTAGGGTCACTATGCTCCTTGGgtgcatttgaaatttttaatccTTAGAAGATTTGACCACTTAAGCACTTTGACATTGTTGTTCATGTAACACCCAGTCATATCATCATCTCTCTTGGTTTTAATGGTTCCTGTAAAGCATCTAGCCTTGTTTTAATGTATATAGTCCTTTCCAGTAACTTCTATGGAGTTGGTcttcattggttttcttttgtaaatctaCCCTCTGAGGTTGTTCACCCACACTGTTGGATTGAAATGGCACTTATATAATGATAACTTCCAAATGGATATTATCAGCAAAAATCTGGAGACTTTTGCCTGGAAATTGATACCCATGTGGGCACTGGAGAGCCACGGATATCTTTAGGTGGGTTTCTCTTAGTCATTTAATATACAACCTATTCAAAATGGAATGCATTGAATTATATTATCTATTATATAGTAATTATCCATTCATAGAATCTTATGAACTAAAATTCTGTCAGTATAGCAAATAATTATCATCATAAATTAGACATATTTTCCTtgaatttaagaatatatatacttaaaatagaGTTTGATTTAGAGTTTTCTCAATGATAGAGTATTTATCTATGACCTATATAGCTCTCCTTAAGCAGAAGAAAATTTATCTAGAAATTTTTGTGTGACAATGTAATTTATTATTCCTATAGGATGTGAACATTGTGAGGACAGCATGCTACAAATCCAGGAAAACATGCAGATCTTAAGTAACTTGACATCTAAATTTCCAACCTTCTTATTGACTGGAATTCCTGGCCTAGAGTCTGTCCATGCGTGGATTTCTATCCCCTTCTGCTGTCTCTATGCCATTGCCCTCTCTGGGAACAGCATGATCCTGTTTGTCATCATTACCCAGCAGAGTCTCCACGAACCCATGTActatttcctctctctgctttcagcTGCTGACTTGGGGTTGGCCATTTCTACAATGTCAACAACATTAGGTATCCTCTGGTTTGATGCAATGGAAGTCAATCTAGATACCTGCATTATCCAGATGTTTTTTCTTCATGGATTTACATTCATAGAATCTGGGGTGCTGGTGGCTATGGCTTttgaccgctatgtggccatctgtgATCCTCTGAGGTATACTACTATTCTCACTAATTCCAGAATAATTCAGATGAGCTTGTTAATGATTATACGTAGTGTAGTATTAATAGTACCACTACTTTTGCTCCTTAAGCCTCTCTATTTCTGTAGAGAAAATGTCCTTTCCCACTCCTACTGCTACCAcccagatgtgattaaattagcATGTTCAGATACTCAGGCCAACAGCATCTGTGGATTAATTGATCTCATCCTGACCACAGGAGTAGATACACCATGCATTATCCTGTCATATATCTTGATCATTCGCTGTGTGCTCAGTATTGCCTCCCCTGAAGAACGCCATAAGGTCTTCAGCACTTGTGTGTCCCACATTGGAGCGGTCGCTATTTTCTACATCCCCATGATAAGCCTATCCTTGGTGCATCGCTATGGTCCATCAGCCCCCAAAGTGGTCCATTCGATGATGGCTAATATATATCTGCTTTTTCCTCCAGTGCTCAACCCCATCATCTATagtgtaaaaacaaaacagattcgCAAAGCTATACTCAGCCTTCTCCTTGCAAAACAAACAGAGCTGTTTGTTTGAGAAAAACCTGAAAAAAGTGACTTTCACTGTAGAAAAGTAGTCCTGGTAAGTTACTGtctatcagattttttttgtcattttattccttaatcaacaaatatttagagaGTGGTTTTGTGTTTTCAGTCATAAATATGTCACATCCCAAGAATTTTATAGTCCAAAAGGGAAACATGAAAATCattgataataaaataagaaaatactcaGAGTAATTAACATTTAGTGACTACTTTATACTATGTGTTCTACTAACAGCTTTTAAGACATATTCCATTTACTCTTCAAAGAGCTCAGTGAACTATAcaatattaattacattttagagatgaagaaagtgaggcctAAAGACATTTAGGCCATCAAAGGCCAGACATCTGACATGGCTGAGGGttgagatttgaatccaggctttCTGCGTCTTAGATGCTATGCTCTTCACTAGTGTATTAACATTCTGCCAAAAGCATCTAGGAAAAATATTATAAGATCAAAAGTAAGAACTGAAAAAGTAAGAATCTTCATGTTGATATATCATGCCTTAAAAGAAAGTTGTGTTGTCTTTCTTAGACTatagtttgttttcttcattcataGTTAATAGTTCAAAAGATTAGAATAGATATGTCATGCCATGTAAGCCAGAGATCAATATTTAGTATTGGACAGCCAATAGCACAGCTTCAAGGATTAGGGGCATTTGCTAATTCATTACAGGAAATGGGAACTTTGGAGAACTAGAAATAGTTTGAGGCAGAGCTTCTTAACCTTTTAAAGCATAACAGTCCCTTTGGAGTCTAATGAAACCGATGAAGACTTCTCCACAGAAAAATCACATATAAACACATTCAGATTTTCCACAAAATTTCAGAGGCTTCACAAATGCCACAAAGGACCTACTATGGCTATCTTAACCAACCAAAGAATCGAGATAAATAATTTATGATGTTCAGCCTATAAACAGCTATACATGGccatacttaaaatattttgttcctaAAAAAGAACTTATGGTAACCATATCAATTTAAGAGACAGGCAGAAGGTTAAAAGTCAGTTGTATAAAATAGtacaaaaatgaagaggaaagtgGAGTCTCATCAATTTTATTGCAGTTGTAAAAGTAATCAATAGGAGGGATGTTTCATGTAGCCCACAAACACTGGGATATAGCTGTATTGTTAAGCTGTATTATTTAGACTTGTATTTAGAACTTGTCACTTTCTCTGAACTGTTACGGCCTGTATGGAGTCACGGACAACATCAGATAACTTTTCCTCTGGAGACTacaagcctgaaaaaaaaaaaaaagggccagcACACGTGGAGCCAGCGCACATCAGCTTACAGGCAGCCATGCTGTGCATCTCATCTCAACTCTGTGTTCCACCATGTCCTACTGGCAGCTTGAAAAAACCATTTATACCTGGGAACTGAAAAACACTACAAATGAGgactttttagttttcagagattCAATTTGCCAGCACACAAGCAACTGGGATCCTACTTTATGTTTGGCTTTGTGAGAAGCAATAGAAATCAAAAGTTCAAAAGAACATATTCTCTGCACTCAAGAAGCTTAAAGTCTAGTGTGTGAAGCAGTgacataaacaaatataaagtAATGTACTAACTTGATAAGGCAAAATTATACCTCTTGTTTGTGTTGCCATCTAAgttgaaaatgtttccaaaggTAAATAGAGGAGATGTATATTTTGGAAGAAACTAGAAGAACGTGAGAAGTACTGCATCACCATTTTACTCCTCATGGAAGAATACTCTTCTGAGTTTTAAATTCATAGGTCCTATTTGGACACAGCATTGaagaatatacaaaattttacctctttttttgttttgttttctctaccCATTGGATTCTATTAAGTGACTTTAGATTGTAGGATTTGTATTAGTTgcttaaagaaaatcttttgctTGAACAATACTATTCTATAAAGGAATTGATTTGTAGATTTAGTTTAGAAATTTGGGTGTGCTTCCTGAATGTATGGGGGACTTTTGCTCTGGTAATTCTATATGTGTGTTAGCTGACTGGAGCTTCAGAAAGATAGAACACCTGGAAATATTAGAGCTGAGGGACTCATATGTTGAGATGCTCAAAGGGCCACAGTATTGCCAAGTTTGCTGTGATTGAGCCTATCTCTGGAGGATATCTAGAGTTAAGAAAGTGAACAAGATAATGGCAAGAGGGAAATGCTTTTGATATATTTAGGGAACTTTATAAGGTGCAAGcaaatatttgcataattttatttAGGTTGAGTTATATTGTTGATCTACAAAATGTCTGGCATACTACATATGCATGTTACTTAGTATAATTCATTAAAGGGAATAAACTAGTACTTGGCTTAGTATATTGAGTGGGATTGAGGTAAATTCACTAAATTAACATTCTAATAAAGTTTGTAGCTCAAGGGGAAACCACTTGAAAAAGATTATCCACATGAAAAAGATTAACCACATGAAAAAGATTATCATGGGGAGTCTTAAGGATCTGAATAGTTCATCCTATAGgtcacaagagaaaataaaagagaatggcaagaaaaaaaaaaacagctctgtgCATGTGAAggcatgatttttttcattatgtttttccATACACTGTATATGTCCTGATTCTTTCATTCATGCACATCTGTTGTGtcccttgcctttttttctctctttaatttatCCATCCAGTAAACTGTCATTTGATCAATTatggaaaaaatggaatcaaaatgTTTCCTTCAGAAGGATGGATAAAGTCTCTTAGCCTTGTAGTAAAACATGCTTGCTTATCTACTTCATTAgccaggttttcctttttttaaaagtttatttatttattttgagagagagagagagagagaatgagtgggggaggtgcagagagagagggagagaaagaatcccaagcaggatccatgctgtcagtgtggagcctgatgtggggctccatctcatgacccacaagatcatgacctgagctgaaaccaagagttggacgcttaactgactgagccacccagacaccccaattaGCCAGGTTTTCTAACTAGACTTGTATTCTTACCATTCCTCAAATGCAACAGGTTAACTTCAAGTTGAATTCTGCTACTTCCCACCCCAAAATACcatattccttcctctttttcttttaatctatgtTGATTTCCTGATTCTACTTCTTTTATGAACAATTCTTTAAGCAATAGAATAGTGGCTGAGAAAAGTGAGCACACCAGGATGGATAGATTATATAAGGTCAGAAGATCTGCCCTAGGGTGTGTTCCATGAGAGGCCTAGAGGACACACCATTCACTAAATTCATTAGGAATGAGCTGTGAAAATGAAACCAGCATCACTAAGAAGTTGAGAAGTAGCTTTTTTCTGCTGACCAGGGACAACAGGAGATAAGGTCACTGAGACAGGCTCATTAATATCCATGTATATGATGAGGTCTGGACATAACAGAGGCCAGATAATCACCAAAAACCAGAGGGCTGCAATTATCATAAAAACCAACAAGATCCAAAGAACAGGCAATAGAGTTCAAAGTGAAAGCAGTTGTGGGGATGGTTAATAGAGCATGACATCCCTGGAGAAAATAGACAGCCAACAAGGGGCTAGGGAACATTACAAGAAGAAGTCAAGAATGGACAAGAAGGAAGCTGGAAGAACTGTCATACTTTAATGTAAGCTTCACCTTgagttaaacagaaaaataaggaaaaaagtttcGGTGGAAAGAATCATCCCAGACTGCCATGCAGTTCTAAACAGAGTTAGTCAAGGCCATTAGGTATCCTCAAGTCAAAGTCATCTGTCAAAGGAATCCTGTGCCTTCTAGGAATGGGCCTGTCTTAGTTTCCCTGCCATATTCAATCATCAGCTGAAAACAGCTCATGGAAATACGACCTCCATAGGATGTGAAGATGGATTAAAAGCTCAGAACTAGGACTACTGATAGATAATCAGAGACGTGAAGGGCACACTTAATAATAAGCACATCTATCAAATTAAGaaagtatgggggcgcctgggtggctcagtcagttgaacgtccgacttcagctcaggtcaggatctcacggtccatgagtttgagccccgcgtcgggctctgggctgatggctcagagcctggagcttgcttctgattctgtgtctccctctctctctgcccctcccccgttcatgctctgtctctctctgtctcaaaaataaataaacgttaaaaaaaattaaaaaaaaaaaaaaaacaaattaagaaagtaTGTAGGGCAATACAAGGAGGAGCCAAACAACCAAACCCAAGACAAAGAAGCCAGAGAAGCTATGGGCTGCTCAGGAGAAGTTTAAAAGCCTGCCATTTCTCAGTCTTCACTGGCTTCCCTTGAAGTTACAAATACTCAGGAAATGAAGTATCAGGGTGAAGGACATATGAAAATTTTACTATTGTTTTTGCAGCTTTTCTATAACACAGAAATTATTCTTAAACACAATGTTAAAAATGCTTATGAGAAAAACATCTGATTGACCCTTCTTAGGTCAGGTATCTAAGTCTCTAGTAGTGATCAATCAGGTTCACATCTACAGGACCAGCAGATTGGGCCCACTTCTATGTTTGGGTCTATCAGAAAAGGGGAAATATTTCACCAAAATattgctcaacaccactcatatACCTGTTTTTTATCCAATAGATTACATTAAGAACATTTGATTAAAGACAAATGTCTTTAAGGCAGTGGTCAGAATCCTAAGAATTAAATGATTgattaaacagaagaaaatttcaaTTTGAAAATTTCCCATTAGCAAAACTCCTCAAGGTAAAAGTACTAGGGATTACAAAATCACTGATTAGATGAATAGCAAGAGAGTTATGtaaatttataaagtataaacacatatattagCATGTCATATCTTTCCTGCAGGCCAGCAGAGACAGATTCAGATATTCTGAagcaatgattaaaaaataatcaagattaAAAATCTGTGTTAGGcatagaaacaataaaatgtctCTCATGTCTACATTTAGATTCTccataaaattttcatatttattatattaaagaaTTACTTATTCTCACAATTACTGTTTTATGAATTCAATATAATACTAGATGCTTTGTTACTAATAACAAATAATGCTATATACCATTAAGCCTTAAAAAAACGTAATTTCTAGCCTGGGCCAATTTAtaagaattgaagaaaatatgcaaaaccAACCACAAAATGTCTGTAGCCACTTAActctatgtttcttttttgtcattgtttttgtttttttgttttattgttttatttatttttaattcattattattttttaaattacatccaagttagttaacatatagtgtaataatgatttcaggaatagaatttagtgattcatcccttacatataacacccagtgctctttttttttttaatgtttatttatttattttgagcatgaGAATGTGTGCTCCTGTGCAAGCATGTGCAAATGggggagcaaagggagagaatcccaagcaggctcagcacagagaccaacgtggggctggatcccaggaactgtgagattatgacttgagccaaaatcaagtcagatgcttaatcaactgagccacctaggtgccccattaaCTATATGTTTTATGATTAAaagttttactttgaaaatacttGTTGAAAATACTTGACCAAGCTCTTCTCCAGGGGCATCTAAtgcttcctttaaattttttgagaaacctccatactgtttcctttttcatacatatatatatatgtatatatatatatatgtgtatatatatatatatacatatatatatatacacatatatgtatatatatatgtatacatatatatatacatatatatatgtgtatacatatatatatatatatatgtgtatacatatatatatacatatatatgtatatatatatataatgtttatttatttgagagagagaaagagagcaagagtgtgagcagaggagaagcagagagagagagagagagagagagagagagagagagaaaatcccaagcaggctccatgctgtcatcacagacccaacaaggggcttgatcccatggccctgggatcatgacctgaactgaaatcaagagtcggacactcaacctactgagctatccaggcaccccaagaaacctccatattgttttctataagACTGTACCAATTTAAATTCCCATCAATGctgtgttcccttctctccataTATTCaccagtatttgttttttgttgctgttcttttttttcaatgataGGCATCCTAAgaaatgtgaggtgatattgtggttttgatttccatttccttgatgattattaatgttgagcatcttttcacatacctgttggtctatatatcataatattgtattgtatacttaaaacttGCTAAGAGGGTAGGTATTATGACAAGtgttttaccacacacacacataaaataatacgaaagggggtgggaggaataCATTTATGGCCTTTCACAGTTGTATATGTATTCCCaaattcatcaaattgtatacagtAAATATATACAGCTCTTTATATACCcataaaacttaattaaaaaaagattcccaTGCAAGTTCTACTGAATAAACTTGCCATATGTATTCCCTCTGTAAAACATACTGACTAATGCTAGCAGCCAGTTGAACACTCACAGATCACTCTCTAGTTAGCAAATCCTAATTGCCCCCAGTAAGTACACTGTAGGCTACTTGCTTTTCCTTCAGTCATCATAATTATTATAATGGAAATTGTATACAGCTTATTAAAGATATGGTTTACAAAGGAAGATAATATAAAATTGCAATTTGCAGAACTACATTGAAAGACCCTAACTCTACTTCAAACAATGatgaataaattacatatatgtctcaagttaaaataaaatgatcagtgtaggttaaaattacttttatgacTCCTACATTTAACCAACTTTATTAGCTAATTAGCCTAATCATCAACCAAATAGACTTTAATAAAATGGcttctattttgcttatttatatgGTTCTCTTTTCTAGACTTGAAATAGATCTGCAAGAGTGAGCGATAAATTAATTTGACAAACATTACTGACCACTGATTTTGTGTTAAGTACTGTTTATCAGTATATGTTaggtaaattaaaaatgtttgttttagcCTGAGTGACTAATACAAAATAAGATAATGTACCTAAAATTACTTGGAAAAATTAATCACTATACGAATGTTAATTAACATAATCCCTGAAGAAGAaccaatctatttttttctaggagttgCTTCCATTTGAATGGCTATGCTGAcaaatctttcttcttctattgAAAGTGTAACCTGCATGGAACCCCTTAACATTGTAATTCTATTTTACTGTTTGCTTCTGAATTGTAGGAATCCATTTGCTCATTTCgacaaatatttcatttacatgtaCTATGTACTTGGCACTACGCTATTACCTGGAAATACTTTCGAAATATTTGTGATTCCACTTAGTTGTACAAAAAAATCTGTGTAATTCATTATTTACAAGAAACtaatagaataaaaatcaagaagaaatattgGATCCTCATCTTAAATGCTGTATTCATGTtcaatatcatttttaattaaaacacataaacacagaGTTATTGTgtcaatatgtttatttttctttggtccTTTTTCTCTTGTCAGAGCATCCGCATTTCCTGGTGCTAGCTAAATAACTTGGGGCAGAGAGGTGAAGCACAGTAGACTAGCACAGAAATCCCCCAAGGGTGTATTTATCCCAGTTGGGTAAATGGCTACACCATCAAAGTCCTTTGTAAAATTTTCCATACGGAGAGGTAAATAGGTGACCTTCATATGCCCCACTCTAAATAAGGATAAAAGAAGCTCTCCTCCCTATCTAAAGGCCAAGTCAAGCAGCTGGTCTCAGATCAGCACCACTACTTAGTTGTCTCTATAATAAAATGTATCTGATGGCTTTAAGCTCCATCATGAGTAATTTAGCTTAAACCCAAGGAAGAGTTTCTTGGAAGGGAAGTTAAAGACAACAATTCATTTAGTCTCTGGTATTGTATCCTCTGTAATTCTCCACATCTTGAAAGGTAAGACTCTCTCCACCTACCACAGGTCTCTGGTCTCCAAACCCTTCGAGCCACTGATTATACTTGCTCTCCATTCTTTAGTTCACTTCCATGAACCTGATACCTATTCAGAAATTCCAAATTCCATAAGGACGTTTTGTTTTCAACTATTTAGCTAATCATAGCAAAGCTGTGCTTcttctatgtatatatttcctgACATATATAATAACCAAAATCACTGGCACATCCTTACCAttgttttacttctgtttctAATTGGTTTATGCCTACTGTAGCACATTTATTCCATTCAGTCTTCAGCAAtatgatttgtttcttttccattttgtctgAACACCAGAAGCAGTATGGCACAGTGAAATGAGCATACCTAGAgagccagacagacctggattcatACACTGGTCCTGTTATGTCTGTCTAGGGGAATCTTCACTCCAAAACCAAAATCTTTTCACAAAAAATCTAGGAATGTTAGTCACAGCCTATTCATGGTGCTATTCAATTAAAGCAATGACAGGTAGAGCTATGTGGGGCAAAGAATCTGGCTCAATATTAATTTCTCTTCTCACTAAGAATATTAGGAGTATTCTTTCATTAATCTTCCAACCTTTCACCTAGTACATGTTTCAGCCCAGGCCCCGGACATGAAGACCAGCGTGCCTCTCAGGTCAGCATGTTCATAGCATGCAGGCACTTCTTCCCCTCCATGTAGGTGGTTAACTTTGTAACATTCCACAGACACCACTTCTAAATTCAGTAAGATACAATGAAGGActcttttaaatagttttctgtgaatgaatacataaattaatttaattaattgaatCTACAACATTTTCAATCATAGGAACAGCATTTTGTCTTTCCAGGGAGATTATGTTGCTATTCATTGTTTTGGCAGACCATCGTGTGACGGTAACTGATTTTCCTCTGCAGCAAGATATAACTCCAGACCTTTCTTTATATGCAATGACTACTAATCTAGAAGATCAGACTTCAATTCTTCTTCCTAAAAGAATAGAGGAATTTTACCCTTTCTTTGATTACTCAAGTGCTATCCTATATTTTGACTTAACTGATCTCCTTAGTTAGGAGTTAATCACCCTCAAAATATCTCGGATGTAGGGTATCAGTTTTAGCATTAGTACTTCTTTGGTCTGTTCCTTTCATCCTTTATCTTCCTtgaaaatgtaatagaaaactGGGAGAGACTGTTTCAGATAGTACtagctaaaattattttataattaaagtctATTGTAATTCTTAGAAAGAAAATTGTGAGAGCAATATGCTGTATGAATTACAAACAGTTGCAGTACCGACAGAAATTGATGATCAACAAATGGGAGGTGGAAATACATTCAGATTTCTGGATCAGGCAGCCTGGCACATCAAGCTACCACGAGCTATTATCAAACTGAGGAAAATAGAACATACAAGTTGTAGGGGTTCTGGGGACTAATTCAGATGCAGTCATCTTGTGCTCAAGTGGACTTTGAGATACTGAAGcagaaaaattacagaattaGATACATGGATCTAATATTTAGGA from Panthera uncia isolate 11264 chromosome D1, Puncia_PCG_1.0, whole genome shotgun sequence harbors:
- the LOC125929319 gene encoding LOW QUALITY PROTEIN: olfactory receptor 51F1-like (The sequence of the model RefSeq protein was modified relative to this genomic sequence to represent the inferred CDS: inserted 2 bases in 1 codon) yields the protein MLQIQENMQILSNLTSKFPTFLLTGIPGLESVHAWISIPFCCLYAIALSGNSMILFVIITQQSLHEPMYYFLSLLSAADLGLAISTMSTTLGILWFDAMEVNLDTCIIQMFFLHGFTFIESGVLVAMAFDRYVAICDPLRYTTILTNSRIIQMSLLMIIRSVVLIVPLLLLLKPLYFCRENVLSHSYCYHPDVIKLACSDTQANSICGLIDLILTTGVDTPCIILSYILIIRCVLSIASPEERHKVFSTCVSHIGAVAIFYIPMISLSLVHRYGPSAPKVVHSMMANIYLLFPPVLNPIIYSVKTKQIRKAXYSAFSLQNKQSCLFEKNLKKVTFTVEK